In Nicotiana tabacum cultivar K326 chromosome 21, ASM71507v2, whole genome shotgun sequence, one DNA window encodes the following:
- the LOC107786537 gene encoding uncharacterized protein LOC107786537 has translation MEHEPSSRVGYVLVHRTHLAPLKITVLSDYSSWKSYVIFCLTPYFSNSFFPLSYSVSLSILSPRLSQVRSQRHQQNPRQSLHQISLLVFSLQIVECRRALNVSRVLCVREKRYDNEIKDVEKEKKAKKRIADSLFEGREKRKKLDWIREDVWIIFLAIWDSDAFKKKSERAKAARASQKGGSLHSGGSMSFVAHRRRLEKLKGGPVSHGETHKKMKKDSLREGWDRYHRSLDEWCQTQPASDDGTPIQPSPDDMTSIWAYVAGGVSKGIIYVLGVQRPSSFRPSPLFSDAPTAQNQEEMEAMRKQIELLSKRCETTETHIARVDKYMKRHMPHSYDDEETESDV, from the exons ATGGAACATGAACCATCATCAAGAGTTGGCTACGTGCTTGTTCATAGGACTCATTTAGCTCCATTAAAAATT ACCGTACTTAGCGACTATAGTAGTTGGAAAAGTTATGTTATTTTTTGCCTAACCCCTTATTTTTCTAATTCTTTTTTCCCACTCTCTTACTCTGTATCTCTCTCTATACTCTCTCCTCGCCTCTCTCAAGTACGTTCTCAACGGCACCAGCAAAATCCGCGACAGAGTCTTCATCAA ATCTCTCTGTTGGTTTTCTCCCTTCAAATAGTGGAATGTAGGAGGGCCCTCAATGTTTCCAGAGTTCTG TGTGTGCGGGAGAAACGATATGACAATGAAATAAAAGATGTCGAGAAGGAGAAGAAAGCAAAAAAAAGGATTGCAGATTCATTGTTTGAAGGTCGAGAAAAGAGGAAGAAGCTTGATTGGATAAGAGAAGATGTGTGGATAATTTTTTTAGCAATATGGGATAGTGATGCATTTAAGAAGAAGAGTGAACGAGCAAAGGCAGCCCGAGCCTCTCAAAAGGGTGGCTCGTTGCACTCCGGGGGATCTATGAGTTTTGTTGCGCATCGACGGAGATTG GAAAAGTTAAAAGGGGGACCAGTATCTCATGGTGAGACAcataagaaaatgaagaaagatagtttaagagaaggatgg GATAGATATCATAGAAGTTTGGATGAATGGTGTCAGACGCAGCCTGCTTCTGATGATGGTACCCCAATCCAACCATCACCCGATGATATGACTTCAATATGGGCATATGTGGCAGGTGGTGTATCCAAAGGAATAATTTACGTGCTTGGAGTACAACGACCTTCCTCTTTTCGTCCATCGCCATTATTTTCGGATGCTCCTACTGCGCAAAATCAGGAAGAAATGGAAGCAATGCGAAAGCAAATTGAGTTGCTATCGAAACGGTGTGAAACAACCGAAACTCACATTGCTAGAGTGGATAAATACATGAAAAGGCACATGCCCCACTCTTATGATGATGAAGAGACTGAATCTGACGTGTAG